In Nicotiana tabacum cultivar K326 chromosome 19, ASM71507v2, whole genome shotgun sequence, one DNA window encodes the following:
- the LOC107799833 gene encoding BON1-associated protein 2-like, translating to MKPLSRALEITVISGENLRESRTQWVKKNVFVNIKTESSSNIQTTRMDKEGGSFPVWNEKLIVDMPMHARYLTVEVQCKTSSGIKTIGIARVPTSDFIGGYLPENYLHLLSYRLRDEKGEKNGIINFSVKVKNVQPYSSTGCATAYSQQWTAAPVAMGSNASGGVVTGIPVYPSSYN from the coding sequence ATGAAGCCATTGTCGCGGGCATTAGAAATCACGGTGATATCCGGGGAGAATCTCCGAGAGAGCCGGACGCAATGGGTGAAGAAGAACGTTTTCGTAAATATCAAAACAGAGTCGAGCAGCAACATTCAAACAACAAGGATGGATAAAGAAGGTGGAAGTTTTCCTGTGTGGAACGAGAAATTGATCGTTGATATGCCCATGCATGCTCGTTATCTGACGGTGGAGGTTCAATGCAAGACTTCTTCAGGTATCAAAACAATTGGAATTGCAAGAGTTCCGACGTCGGATTTCATTGGTGGATACTTGCCGGAAAATTATCTGCACTTGTTGAGTTATAGGCTTAGGGATGAAAAGGGTGAGAAGAACGGGATTATCAATTTCTCCGTCAAGGTCAAGAATGTACAGCCGTACAGTAGTACCGGTTGCGCCACTGCTTATTCGCAGCAGTGGACGGCAGCTCCGGTGGCTATGGGAAGTAATGCTTCTGGTGGGGTTGTGACGGGTATTCCCGTTTATCCTAGTAGTTACAATTAG